One part of the Bdellovibrio bacteriovorus genome encodes these proteins:
- the phnD gene encoding phosphate/phosphite/phosphonate ABC transporter substrate-binding protein produces the protein MKKLLLGMVLWGPVVLGGCHLKKDVLGTAENPIKFHLVPAVDAKVLTDNSQILKDYLEKNTPYKFQITIPQNFVAVVESFGTKRADVAAINTYGYYLAHKQYGVEARLTVIRYGSATYQSQFLARADGKIKSLKDLQGKKVAFVDPASTSGYLLPLKTLKDRKIEPKDTVFAMKHDSVVTMIYQGQVDAGATYYSPPQNGQLEDARRLVKTQYPDVEQKVKIIELSEPIPNDPIVFRKDMPEEMKEKIVDTLLQFAATPEGQKSLDLMLGATNLKKSTDSDYDSVREMLSTLAPEGK, from the coding sequence ATGAAGAAACTTCTTCTTGGCATGGTTCTGTGGGGACCTGTTGTGCTTGGTGGATGTCATCTGAAGAAAGATGTTTTAGGAACGGCTGAAAACCCGATCAAGTTTCATTTGGTTCCTGCAGTTGATGCCAAAGTTCTGACCGACAATTCTCAGATTCTGAAGGATTATCTGGAAAAGAACACACCTTATAAATTTCAAATCACTATCCCTCAGAACTTTGTGGCGGTGGTGGAATCTTTCGGCACCAAGCGGGCGGATGTTGCTGCTATCAACACCTATGGATACTATCTGGCGCACAAGCAGTACGGTGTGGAAGCCCGTCTGACGGTGATTCGTTACGGGTCCGCGACCTATCAATCGCAGTTTCTGGCCCGGGCGGATGGAAAGATCAAATCACTGAAAGACCTGCAGGGAAAGAAAGTGGCCTTCGTCGATCCGGCTTCGACTTCGGGTTATCTGCTGCCGCTGAAGACTTTGAAGGACCGCAAGATCGAACCCAAGGACACCGTCTTTGCAATGAAGCACGATTCCGTTGTGACGATGATTTATCAAGGGCAGGTGGATGCGGGCGCAACCTATTACAGTCCACCTCAAAATGGGCAGCTTGAAGACGCCCGCCGCCTGGTGAAAACCCAGTATCCTGATGTCGAACAGAAGGTGAAAATCATCGAATTGTCCGAACCCATCCCGAATGACCCGATCGTCTTCCGCAAAGACATGCCGGAAGAAATGAAAGAAAAGATCGTCGACACCCTTTTGCAGTTTGCTGCCACACCTGAAGGGCAAAAGTCCCTGGACCTGATGTTGGGGGCAACCAATTTGAAAAAATCCACCGACAGTGACTATGACAGCGTTCGCGAGATGCTGTCGACGCTGGCGCCGGAAGGGAAGTGA
- the hrpB gene encoding ATP-dependent helicase HrpB: protein MNQELLLPIDSFVPEIQSLLKNGQNLVITAAPGAGKTTRLPPALLQVTSKKVIVLEPRRMAAIAAAHRIAEEQGWQVGEEIGYQVRFANKTSNKTRLVFMTEALLARQMIDDPELSEVELVILDEFHERSMHVDLALGLLRELQELGRDIKILVMSATLEAEKIASYLGDCPIVSVPGKLFELDVRYQKGSQQLQTFPQFFDAVAQTVKDAQLQTRHDILVFLPGVGEIDRAKDALQSWADSKNIELVPLHGSLNLEDQRRALKKTSQQRVILSTNIAESSVTIDGVNTVIDSGLAKNMKQDHRTGFSRLELGRISLSSAIQRSGRAARQFPGVAYRMWNKMDELSFGKSEVAEIQRVDLTESLLFLSAQGVTDFDSFSWFEKPQKVAIENALRYLRISGAVDDNNKITALGRKILHFPLPVRLAKLMLVGMDLGAIELASEMAALLQERDILRRESVASFLGDNLECDLSARLEVLHQFRQSKKAPAGSAYFSLQTVDQAARQIQELAKRLQKSSEAPAAALKKDQQLALTKKILLTAYADRLCRRRGKSERALMVGGRGVKLQNETLVKNSEFFAALNGVEGSSDAETMVSLACGAEKDFVLDLFRDDIVKIRDVSFVEEKGQFFTREYRSLYGLPLEEPSLSPASATEVAEKLPQILADKFDLVLKTNEALSHWWERLQFLQQQEDLNLDIEKMKVEAFTQACMGESKMQTVMEKDLCFFFESVLPPETANTLRREIPDRIEVPSGSKIRVIYPSDKPPYLEVRIQEVFGLMHTPKVYKQTIPITLHLLGPNFRPVQVTSNLESFWKNGYPEVRKELRIKYPKHQWPEDPADGVPEAKGRRRH from the coding sequence ATGAACCAGGAACTGCTGCTTCCAATTGACAGTTTCGTCCCCGAGATTCAGAGCCTTCTGAAAAATGGCCAGAATCTTGTCATCACCGCAGCGCCGGGTGCCGGTAAGACCACCCGTCTGCCTCCGGCCCTGCTGCAGGTAACTTCCAAAAAAGTCATCGTGCTTGAACCGCGCCGTATGGCGGCCATCGCTGCTGCCCACCGCATCGCCGAAGAACAAGGCTGGCAGGTAGGTGAAGAGATCGGCTATCAAGTTCGCTTTGCCAATAAAACTTCGAATAAGACGCGTTTGGTTTTTATGACCGAAGCACTGCTGGCCCGCCAGATGATCGACGACCCGGAACTATCCGAAGTCGAACTGGTGATTCTGGATGAATTCCATGAACGCTCCATGCACGTGGATCTGGCTTTGGGACTTTTGCGTGAATTGCAGGAGCTGGGCCGTGATATCAAAATACTGGTGATGTCCGCGACCCTGGAAGCCGAAAAAATCGCCAGCTATCTGGGCGACTGCCCGATTGTCAGTGTGCCGGGAAAATTGTTTGAGCTGGACGTGCGCTATCAAAAGGGATCTCAGCAACTGCAAACCTTTCCGCAGTTCTTTGATGCCGTCGCGCAAACTGTGAAAGACGCCCAACTGCAAACCCGTCACGACATTCTGGTGTTCTTGCCGGGCGTGGGTGAAATTGACCGCGCCAAAGATGCTTTGCAAAGCTGGGCTGACAGCAAAAACATCGAACTGGTCCCACTGCATGGGTCCTTGAATCTGGAAGACCAGCGACGTGCCTTGAAAAAGACCTCCCAGCAACGGGTGATCCTTTCCACCAATATTGCGGAATCCTCGGTCACCATTGACGGCGTGAACACGGTTATCGATTCAGGTCTTGCCAAAAACATGAAGCAGGATCACCGCACCGGGTTTTCCCGCCTGGAGCTGGGACGTATCAGTCTGTCCAGCGCCATTCAGCGTTCCGGCCGGGCCGCCCGTCAATTCCCGGGTGTCGCATATCGCATGTGGAATAAAATGGATGAGCTGTCCTTCGGTAAAAGCGAAGTGGCTGAAATCCAGCGCGTGGACCTGACAGAAAGTTTGTTGTTCTTAAGTGCTCAAGGTGTCACTGATTTTGATTCTTTCAGCTGGTTTGAAAAACCTCAGAAAGTGGCCATTGAAAATGCCCTTCGATACCTGCGCATTTCCGGCGCCGTGGACGACAACAACAAAATCACAGCTTTGGGTCGCAAGATCCTGCACTTCCCACTGCCCGTGCGTCTGGCAAAGCTGATGCTGGTGGGAATGGATCTGGGCGCCATTGAATTGGCGTCAGAGATGGCCGCCTTGCTGCAAGAGCGTGACATCCTCAGACGTGAATCCGTCGCTTCCTTCCTGGGGGACAATCTGGAATGCGACCTGAGTGCGCGCCTGGAGGTGTTGCATCAGTTCCGCCAAAGCAAGAAAGCCCCAGCGGGCAGTGCCTACTTCTCGTTGCAAACTGTGGATCAGGCGGCTCGCCAGATTCAGGAACTGGCCAAGCGCCTGCAAAAATCTTCAGAAGCTCCGGCAGCAGCGCTAAAAAAAGATCAGCAGTTGGCTTTAACTAAAAAAATTCTGCTGACAGCTTACGCTGACCGCCTGTGCCGCCGCCGTGGCAAGTCCGAACGCGCCCTGATGGTGGGCGGTCGCGGAGTGAAGCTGCAAAATGAAACTCTGGTGAAAAATTCTGAATTCTTTGCCGCTCTGAATGGAGTGGAAGGCAGTTCCGACGCAGAAACCATGGTAAGCCTTGCATGCGGTGCTGAAAAAGATTTCGTGCTGGATCTTTTCCGCGATGACATCGTCAAAATTCGTGATGTGTCCTTCGTCGAGGAAAAGGGACAATTTTTCACTCGCGAATACCGGTCCCTGTACGGCCTGCCTTTGGAAGAGCCATCACTGAGTCCGGCTTCAGCAACCGAAGTCGCTGAAAAACTGCCACAGATTCTGGCCGACAAGTTTGATCTGGTTTTAAAAACCAACGAAGCCCTGTCCCACTGGTGGGAGCGCCTGCAGTTCCTGCAGCAGCAAGAGGACCTGAATCTTGATATCGAAAAAATGAAGGTCGAAGCCTTCACGCAAGCCTGCATGGGCGAAAGCAAAATGCAGACTGTGATGGAAAAGGACCTATGTTTCTTCTTTGAAAGTGTCCTGCCACCAGAAACCGCAAACACCCTGCGCCGGGAAATCCCCGACCGCATTGAAGTTCCCAGCGGCAGCAAAATCCGCGTGATTTATCCGTCCGACAAACCACCATACCTGGAAGTGCGCATTCAGGAAGTCTTCGGCCTGATGCATACACCGAAAGTCTATAAACAGACGATTCCGATCACATTGCATTTGCTGGGGCCGAATTTCCGCCCGGTGCAGGTGACTTCAAATCTGGAAAGTTTCTGGAAGAATGGTTACCCGGAAGTGCGCAAAGAACTGCGCATCAAATACCCGAAACACCAATGGCCCGAAGACCCCGCCGATGGCGTCCCGGAAGCCAAAGGCCGCCGCCGCCACTAA
- the phnE gene encoding phosphonate ABC transporter, permease protein PhnE yields MLRRTIFDGIVFGFLLCLLAALFVTSEEQLLQLGLVSSLALLFFVVGCGISLGLSARNVVTLGAKLFAAHQGAEEDRPWYRTFWCWQLLVSLAATLTVAVIKTEFSFVELFDQNGFAGAVRLFKGLLNPNWDVLPRAVLNIIETIFMAFLATTLAIPVAFLLSFVCAKNIMQGPWARMIYFVMRTFLNVTRSIEALIWAIIFSVWVGIGPFAGMLALMIHSVASLAKQYSEMVESVEEGPIEAIESTGANKLQTIWYAIVPQVLLPYISFTVYRWDINVRMATIIGLVGGGGIGTMLVQYQGQAMWREVGCIIVVIAVVVWALDQASAYVREALK; encoded by the coding sequence ATGTTGCGCCGAACGATATTTGACGGCATTGTCTTTGGCTTTTTGCTGTGCCTTCTGGCGGCTCTGTTTGTCACTTCGGAAGAGCAGCTTTTGCAGTTGGGCCTGGTTTCATCTTTGGCCTTATTGTTCTTTGTTGTTGGTTGCGGCATCAGTCTGGGGCTTTCAGCCCGCAACGTCGTCACTCTGGGCGCAAAGTTATTCGCAGCTCATCAGGGGGCTGAGGAAGATCGCCCTTGGTATCGCACTTTCTGGTGCTGGCAGCTTTTGGTTTCTTTGGCCGCCACGCTGACGGTGGCCGTGATCAAGACCGAGTTTTCGTTTGTTGAGCTGTTTGATCAGAACGGTTTTGCCGGGGCAGTTCGTCTGTTCAAGGGACTGTTGAATCCGAACTGGGATGTGTTGCCCCGAGCTGTGCTGAATATCATTGAAACCATCTTTATGGCGTTTCTGGCAACCACGCTCGCAATCCCGGTGGCTTTTTTGCTAAGTTTTGTCTGTGCCAAAAATATCATGCAGGGTCCCTGGGCCCGGATGATCTATTTCGTCATGCGAACCTTCCTGAACGTCACTCGATCCATTGAAGCTCTGATCTGGGCCATCATCTTTTCGGTGTGGGTGGGGATAGGACCGTTTGCCGGGATGCTGGCTTTGATGATTCATTCGGTTGCTTCACTGGCCAAACAATATTCCGAGATGGTGGAATCTGTTGAAGAAGGGCCGATTGAGGCGATTGAATCCACCGGAGCCAATAAACTGCAAACGATTTGGTATGCGATTGTTCCTCAGGTGCTTTTGCCTTATATTTCATTTACGGTCTATCGCTGGGACATCAACGTGCGCATGGCGACGATCATCGGTCTGGTCGGTGGTGGCGGTATCGGCACGATGCTGGTGCAGTATCAGGGGCAGGCGATGTGGCGTGAGGTGGGTTGTATCATTGTCGTGATTGCGGTGGTGGTATGGGCCCTGGATCAGGCCTCGGCCTATGTTCGTGAAGCATTGAAATAG
- a CDS encoding chemotaxis protein CheX — translation MKTRKNILIVDNNCELEQLVKEPLLKQLENSGFSPVVVRAKDGAEAAIKSENQKFDVVLIDTEVPRLMDGGFVYGIHTYKNTQDAELIVISQRDSSDLPESLQSSKFFKKPVSPNELISAMISVLNAQHHGTGAKEPATAAAATKYAVDVRVINAVIKATTHVLGQFGCSSVKMEKAGPKSPHDPMMGEVSSVVEIKSQAFQGHLCISFDKGSFLEVVSSMLMEEQTELNKDNQDAVGEINNIIFGNAKAEISSYGVQMTVPKVLLGSGQNVPCAQGSAGMMIPFATEKGKFYITVVALPLAKAA, via the coding sequence ATGAAAACACGAAAAAACATCCTGATCGTGGACAACAACTGTGAGCTTGAGCAACTGGTGAAAGAACCACTGCTAAAGCAGCTTGAAAACTCGGGGTTTTCCCCGGTGGTGGTCCGTGCAAAGGATGGCGCCGAAGCTGCGATCAAGTCCGAAAACCAAAAGTTCGACGTCGTGCTGATTGATACCGAAGTGCCGCGCCTGATGGACGGCGGTTTCGTTTATGGTATCCATACTTATAAGAACACCCAGGATGCCGAGCTGATCGTAATCTCACAACGAGACTCTTCGGATCTGCCGGAAAGTCTGCAGTCTTCAAAATTCTTTAAAAAGCCTGTTTCTCCGAATGAACTGATCAGCGCGATGATTTCGGTTCTAAATGCCCAACACCACGGCACCGGCGCGAAAGAACCTGCCACTGCGGCGGCCGCCACCAAGTATGCCGTCGATGTGCGCGTGATCAACGCCGTCATCAAGGCCACCACGCATGTGTTGGGTCAGTTTGGCTGCTCGTCCGTAAAAATGGAAAAAGCCGGCCCCAAGTCCCCGCACGATCCGATGATGGGGGAAGTTTCCTCGGTTGTGGAGATCAAGTCCCAGGCATTCCAGGGACATCTGTGCATTTCCTTTGATAAAGGCAGCTTCCTGGAGGTTGTGTCTTCCATGCTTATGGAGGAACAAACCGAGCTGAATAAAGACAATCAGGATGCCGTGGGTGAGATCAATAACATTATCTTTGGTAACGCCAAGGCGGAAATCAGTTCCTATGGAGTTCAGATGACCGTGCCGAAAGTTCTTTTGGGCAGCGGCCAAAATGTGCCGTGCGCTCAAGGCTCCGCCGGGATGATGATTCCTTTTGCGACTGAAAAAGGAAAGTTCTACATCACCGTCGTCGCCCTGCCACTGGCAAAAGCCGCTTAA
- a CDS encoding acyl-CoA thioesterase, whose amino-acid sequence MSVLNNYKVTIKEHHVDSLGHMNNATYLALYEEARWEAITSRGYGFRDIQKMKQGPVILEVNLKFQREVLLRETITITLEMLGYKGKIAQMKQQMIKDDGSVASEAVFTFGLFDMKERKLIEPTPEWKRAIGMD is encoded by the coding sequence ATGTCTGTTTTGAATAACTATAAAGTCACTATCAAAGAACACCATGTCGATTCACTGGGCCACATGAACAATGCCACCTATCTGGCGTTGTACGAGGAAGCCCGCTGGGAAGCGATCACCAGTCGTGGATACGGTTTTAGGGACATTCAAAAGATGAAACAGGGTCCGGTGATTCTGGAAGTGAATTTGAAGTTCCAGCGCGAAGTGCTGTTGCGTGAAACGATCACCATTACTCTGGAGATGCTGGGTTACAAAGGAAAGATCGCCCAGATGAAACAGCAGATGATCAAGGACGATGGCAGTGTTGCCAGCGAAGCGGTCTTTACGTTTGGTCTGTTTGATATGAAAGAAAGAAAACTGATTGAGCCCACTCCGGAATGGAAGCGGGCGATTGGAATGGATTAA
- the rpsD gene encoding 30S ribosomal protein S4, with translation MNRQGKTPRFKRQRRLLTELPGMGKAGALERRPYPPGQHGLQRRKYSEFALQLEEKQKLRFHYGLREEQFRRLINKAKKSKATNWVEALVNLLEKRLDNVVFRLGFAGSIPAARQLVSHGKVLVNGKKVNIGSQIIKVGDKITLKDEAYQNQVYMAAKQAPRLPLPSFMAKEDVAGKEQGRLTDEPNLEAVPFAFEPGLVIGYYSMRG, from the coding sequence ATGAACAGACAAGGTAAAACGCCACGTTTTAAAAGACAGAGAAGACTTTTGACCGAACTTCCCGGTATGGGGAAGGCGGGCGCTCTTGAAAGACGCCCTTATCCTCCAGGTCAGCACGGCTTGCAACGCCGAAAGTACTCTGAATTCGCTTTGCAACTTGAGGAAAAACAAAAGCTGAGATTCCACTATGGTCTGCGCGAGGAGCAGTTCCGTCGTTTGATCAATAAAGCCAAAAAATCCAAAGCCACCAACTGGGTTGAAGCTTTGGTGAACTTGCTTGAAAAACGCCTGGACAACGTCGTATTCCGCCTGGGCTTCGCTGGCAGCATCCCGGCAGCAAGACAGTTGGTATCTCATGGCAAGGTTCTTGTGAACGGCAAGAAAGTGAACATCGGTTCGCAAATTATCAAGGTTGGCGACAAGATCACTTTGAAAGATGAAGCGTACCAAAATCAGGTTTACATGGCTGCGAAACAGGCTCCACGTCTGCCTTTGCCATCATTCATGGCTAAAGAAGACGTCGCAGGCAAAGAACAAGGCCGTTTGACTGATGAACCGAATCTTGAGGCCGTTCCATTTGCCTTCGAGCCGGGTTTGGTCATCGGTTACTACTCAATGAGGGGCTAA
- a CDS encoding HAD family hydrolase translates to MLEQILVNIQDLTKQGKTSLAVFDLDSTLFDVSPRLERILLDFAASPLNQKKFPEQVALLKNIKTLRTDWGIVGALTRAGLDGHHPEFQEAVKAYWQKSFFSNHYLQFDAPYDGAVEFVNAVSDAGADVVYLTGRDVERMGGSSGEVIAQWGFPLNEKAKLVLKPHRSMDDAKFKTDWFLDAEKKNYEAIYFFENEPVNLHLLAQHCPKVQMIFFESTHAGKAEPPADLPRIMNFLLNQKES, encoded by the coding sequence ATGCTGGAACAGATTCTTGTTAATATTCAGGACCTCACAAAACAGGGCAAAACCAGCCTTGCTGTTTTCGACCTCGACTCCACTTTATTTGATGTCAGTCCCCGCCTTGAAAGAATCCTTCTGGATTTCGCGGCTTCGCCATTGAATCAAAAAAAATTCCCTGAGCAAGTGGCGTTGCTAAAGAACATCAAGACCCTGAGAACCGACTGGGGCATCGTGGGAGCCCTGACCCGCGCCGGACTGGACGGGCATCATCCTGAGTTCCAAGAGGCCGTGAAAGCCTACTGGCAGAAAAGCTTTTTCTCGAACCACTATTTGCAGTTCGATGCACCTTATGACGGAGCCGTGGAATTTGTGAACGCCGTTTCCGATGCCGGTGCTGATGTTGTATATCTGACCGGCCGGGACGTCGAACGCATGGGCGGAAGCTCAGGCGAAGTCATTGCACAATGGGGATTCCCTTTGAATGAAAAAGCCAAGCTGGTGTTGAAACCTCATCGCAGTATGGACGACGCGAAATTCAAAACGGACTGGTTCTTGGATGCCGAGAAAAAGAATTACGAGGCGATTTATTTCTTTGAAAATGAACCGGTGAATCTGCATCTGCTGGCGCAGCACTGTCCAAAAGTACAGATGATCTTCTTTGAAAGCACCCATGCCGGAAAAGCCGAGCCGCCCGCGGACCTTCCGCGTATCATGAATTTTCTGCTGAATCAGAAGGAGTCCTGA
- a CDS encoding GYF domain-containing protein, producing MGKQYYLSNNGTHIGPFNLETVLKKIETQENQWTDYIYDEALGEWLMLLEHPEFSAKLAQKPATRPSASPVSLLSKLALKDKEWFILKEGNNYGPFCQLELIQMLQEKALYEYDYIWHSKLPSWKRVAEVEDFSAESIRVMKDSKEADVAEIFFRRRHVRASYGASLIVHNNKTVFRGQALEISAGGAGVLIDTPNLQPGQSLFLHFQPGDGVPPFNAVCQIVSKQYVKDSGAAVEPVKYGVKFTTLSQSARESIKNFTTKAA from the coding sequence ATGGGAAAACAGTATTATCTTTCGAACAATGGGACTCATATCGGGCCGTTCAATCTTGAGACAGTTCTAAAAAAGATTGAGACTCAGGAGAACCAGTGGACGGATTACATCTATGACGAAGCGCTGGGTGAGTGGCTTATGCTGCTGGAGCATCCGGAGTTTTCTGCGAAACTGGCACAAAAGCCTGCGACTCGACCTTCGGCGTCCCCAGTGTCATTGCTAAGCAAGCTGGCATTGAAAGACAAAGAATGGTTTATTTTGAAAGAGGGTAATAACTACGGCCCGTTCTGCCAGTTGGAGCTGATCCAGATGCTGCAGGAAAAGGCGTTGTACGAATACGACTACATCTGGCACTCCAAACTTCCTTCCTGGAAAAGAGTGGCCGAGGTGGAAGACTTCTCTGCGGAAAGCATCCGTGTGATGAAAGACTCCAAGGAAGCTGATGTGGCCGAGATTTTCTTCCGCCGTCGTCATGTGCGTGCATCCTATGGCGCTTCTTTGATTGTTCATAACAACAAAACAGTTTTCCGCGGTCAGGCTCTGGAAATCAGTGCCGGTGGGGCGGGTGTTCTGATCGACACTCCGAATCTGCAGCCGGGGCAAAGTCTGTTCCTGCATTTCCAGCCGGGTGATGGTGTGCCGCCTTTCAATGCGGTCTGCCAGATCGTCAGCAAACAATACGTGAAGGACAGTGGCGCCGCCGTTGAGCCGGTGAAGTATGGCGTGAAGTTCACAACTCTCAGCCAGTCCGCTCGCGAATCAATCAAGAATTTCACAACGAAGGCTGCATAA
- the rsmI gene encoding 16S rRNA (cytidine(1402)-2'-O)-methyltransferase has translation MLYVVATPIGDVSEISLRALEILKNCDVVICESTKEASKLLRAHGITGKSYEVLDEHSTPEDKAALVPLCAEKTVALVSDCGTPGFCDPGADLVRLCRQKNVPVKSVLGASALMGLLSLSGQRIDEFVFRGFLPAENEARARALKELTKEKRAIILMDTPYRLKKTLNDMKEHFAQRRFLLTMNLSQEEEIVLEGSIDKLIGGLKADKAEFMLLVYPV, from the coding sequence ATGCTTTACGTGGTGGCCACCCCGATTGGCGATGTCAGCGAAATTTCCCTGCGCGCCCTTGAAATTCTGAAAAACTGCGACGTGGTGATTTGCGAAAGCACGAAAGAAGCGTCAAAGCTTCTGCGTGCCCATGGCATTACGGGTAAATCCTACGAAGTTCTGGATGAGCATTCCACCCCTGAAGACAAAGCCGCGCTGGTTCCGCTGTGTGCGGAAAAGACCGTGGCTCTGGTTTCTGACTGTGGAACGCCAGGGTTCTGCGATCCGGGAGCGGATCTGGTGCGCCTGTGCCGCCAGAAAAACGTACCGGTAAAATCCGTTCTGGGCGCTTCAGCCCTGATGGGATTGCTGTCTTTAAGCGGTCAGCGCATTGATGAGTTCGTGTTTCGCGGCTTCTTGCCGGCTGAAAACGAAGCTCGTGCGCGTGCTTTAAAAGAACTGACCAAAGAAAAGCGCGCCATCATTCTGATGGACACTCCTTACCGCCTGAAAAAAACCCTGAACGACATGAAAGAGCATTTTGCTCAACGTCGCTTCCTGCTGACCATGAATCTGTCCCAGGAAGAAGAGATCGTTCTGGAGGGCTCAATCGACAAACTGATCGGCGGCCTGAAAGCCGACAAGGCAGAATTCATGCTGCTGGTGTATCCGGTCTGA
- the phnC gene encoding phosphonate ABC transporter ATP-binding protein gives MIVAEALLRVENLSKTYPNGVQALKNINLEVHPGEFLVVIGLSGSGKSTLLRCLNRLQEPTSGRIYFSGQEIGQLQDAAKIRSVRSKMAMIFQHFNLIPRQSVLKNVLMGRLAAKSTWQSLWGMFSGSERSEAKENLRLVGIAEKASLRADQLSGGQKQRVAIARALMQKPTLLLADEPVSSLDPATCHVVMDYLRKINQEMGITVIANLHFLSLVRQYATRVVALKDGEIVFRGKPEEITEEWFRRIYGEGAQDVAPNDI, from the coding sequence GTGATCGTGGCTGAAGCCCTGTTGCGCGTTGAAAACCTGTCCAAGACCTATCCCAACGGTGTGCAGGCGCTGAAAAATATCAATCTGGAGGTTCATCCCGGAGAATTCCTGGTGGTGATCGGCCTCAGTGGCTCGGGGAAATCAACCTTGCTGCGATGTCTGAACCGCCTGCAGGAGCCAACTTCCGGACGTATCTATTTCTCGGGACAGGAAATAGGTCAGTTGCAAGATGCGGCGAAAATTCGCAGTGTGCGCAGCAAGATGGCCATGATCTTTCAACACTTCAATCTGATTCCGCGACAAAGTGTTTTAAAGAATGTTCTAATGGGGCGACTGGCGGCAAAGTCCACCTGGCAAAGTTTGTGGGGGATGTTTTCCGGCTCAGAAAGGTCAGAGGCCAAAGAGAACCTGCGTCTGGTGGGGATCGCTGAAAAAGCCTCCTTGCGCGCAGACCAGCTTTCAGGCGGTCAAAAGCAGCGTGTGGCCATTGCCCGGGCTTTGATGCAAAAGCCGACATTGCTGCTGGCGGATGAACCGGTGTCCTCGCTGGATCCGGCGACTTGTCATGTGGTGATGGATTATTTGCGCAAGATCAATCAAGAGATGGGCATCACCGTGATCGCCAATCTGCATTTTCTTTCACTGGTGCGCCAGTACGCGACCCGTGTGGTTGCGCTGAAAGACGGTGAAATCGTCTTCCGCGGAAAGCCCGAAGAAATCACCGAAGAATGGTTCCGCCGTATTTACGGGGAAGGAGCACAGGATGTTGCGCCGAACGATATTTGA